A region from the Rhodamnia argentea isolate NSW1041297 chromosome 7, ASM2092103v1, whole genome shotgun sequence genome encodes:
- the LOC115748677 gene encoding heparan-alpha-glucosaminide N-acetyltransferase-like codes for MDEAKRVEEGLAGDGQTQLIKEDCQGDLHKKLDRNDGGDRVEDAPEQPMAETAEEQLQVVKQKSKRVATLDAFRGLTIVVMILVDDAGGAYARIDHSPWNGCTLADFVMPFFLFIVGVAIALALKKIPRIKDAIKKIVIRTLKLLFWGILLQGGYSHAPVDLSYGVDMKHIRWCGILQRIALVYFIVALIETLTAKRRPILLEPGHLSIFTAYRWQWMGGFIAFVIYMVTTYALYVPDWSFVAHDQDVPRRYAVKCGMRGHLGPACNAVSYIDRQVWGINHLYSMPVWQRLKACTLSSPNAGPFREDAPTWCLAPFEPEGLLSTISAILSGTIGIHYGHVLIHFKGHSERLKQWVSMGLCLLIIAIILHFTDAIPINKQLYSFSYVCFTAGAAGIVFSAFYIVIDVWGLRMPFLFLEWIGMNAMLVFVMAAQGIFAAFINGWYYKDPQNNLVYWIQKHIFINVWHSERLGTLLYVIFAEIVFWGVVSGVLHKLGIYWKL; via the exons ATGGATGAAGCGAAGAGAGTAGAAGAAGGACTAGCCGGTGATGGCCAGACGCAGCTTATCAAGGAAGATTGCCAAGGTGACTTGCACAAGAAATTAGACAGAAACGATGGCGGAGATCGCGTTGAAGACGCGCCTGAACAGCCCATGGCCGAGACAGCAGAGGAGCAGCTGCAGGTGGTTAAGCAGAAGAGCAAGAGGGTCGCAACTTTAGATGCATTTAGAGGCCTCACCATAGTG GTGATGATACTTGTGGATGATGCCGGGGGAGCGTATGCACGCATCGACCACTCGCCTTGGAACGGTTGCACATTGGCTGATTTTGTCATGcctttctttctcttcattgTCGGGGTGGCAATTGCCCTTGCTCTCAAG AAAATTCCCAGAATCAAGGATGCAATAAAAAAGATTGTCATAAGGACATTGAAACTTCTTTTCTGGGGCATTCTGTTGCAAG GAGGATATTCCCATGCACCTGTTGACCTGTCCTATGGAGTAGACATGAAGCACATACGATGGTGCGGCATCCTCCAG CGAATAGCGCTTGTTTACTTCATCGTAGCTCTAATAGAGACCCTCACCGCAAAGCGCAGACCAATATTACTTGAGCCTGGACATCTATCTATTTTCACAGCATATCGTTGGCAATG GATGGGGGGGTTCATCGCTTTTGTAATTTACATGGTGACGACATATGCTTTATATGTTCCTGATTGGAGTTTTGTTGCCCACGACCAGGATGTACCACGGAGATATGCA GTCAAATGTGGAATGAGAGGACACCTAGGTCCTGCATGCAACGCGGTCAGCTACATCGACCGACAAGTTTGGGGCATCAACCATCTCTATTCGATGCCAGTCTGGCAACGTTTAAAG GCTTGCACTCTTAGTTCCCCGAATGCCGGCCCTTTTCGCGAGGATGCTCCTACATGGTGCCTTGCTCCATTTGAGCCAGAAGGCTTATTGAG TACAATTTCTGCCATTCTATCTGGCACCATCGGCATCCACTACGGGCATGTCCTGATTCACTTCAAG GGTCACTCTGAGAGGCTCAAGCAATGGGTCTCAATGGGGCTTTGCTTACTTATCATTGCCATTATCCTCCATTTCACAGATG CCATTCCTATTAACAAGCAGCTATATAGCTTCAGCTATGTCTGCTTCACAGCCGGTGCAGCTGGAATTGTATTTTCTGCCTTCTACATTGTG ATCGATGTCTGGGGATTGAGAATGCCCTTCTTATTCTTGGAGTGGATTGGAATGAACGCGATGCTTGTGTTCGTGATGGCTGCACAAGGCATCTTCGCTGCATTCATAAATGGATGGTACTACAAAGATCCACAGAACAATCTG GTGTATTGGATCCAAAAGCACATATTCATTAACGTTTGGCACTCTGAGCGGTTAGGGACGCTCTTGTACGTGATATTCGCGGAGATAGTTTTCTGGGGAGTCGTCTCCGGTGTCCTGCACAAACTGGGCATATACTGGAAGCTATGA